From the genome of Leptolyngbya iicbica LK, one region includes:
- a CDS encoding NAD-dependent epimerase/dehydratase family protein, with the protein MKTPLLLTGATGLMGQLLVEALGRERPEQPIVCITRTEERHQQLQALHPQLTFLKGDTAIASSWDAAFAQHPPETIIHLVQLRQVPTLLASLQRAQLTPRLIIIGTTGVYSRYNQYSQEYREAEAVLQQYAGSYCLFRPTMIYGSPRDKNLHKLIRFCDRYGRFPVFGSGQCLLQPVHAGDLAQALLTAYLNPEIQGAYDLSGGSIVSFLELLALVEKLLGKPVQPLKIPYNLGVWSATLLESVLGRRSPVRREQILRLQEDKAYSHAAATAAFGYQPRSLEVGLAQEVELLRATRLIQASGKT; encoded by the coding sequence ATGAAAACGCCACTGCTGCTGACGGGTGCGACGGGGTTGATGGGTCAACTGCTGGTGGAAGCACTGGGTCGCGAGCGGCCCGAACAACCCATTGTCTGCATCACTCGGACGGAGGAACGCCACCAGCAATTGCAGGCGTTACATCCGCAACTGACTTTTCTAAAGGGCGATACAGCGATCGCTAGTAGCTGGGATGCGGCCTTTGCTCAACACCCACCGGAAACCATCATCCACTTAGTGCAACTGCGGCAGGTGCCCACCCTGTTAGCCAGTTTGCAGCGGGCTCAGTTGACGCCGCGCCTGATCATTATTGGCACGACGGGGGTCTATTCCCGTTACAACCAGTACTCGCAGGAATATCGCGAGGCGGAAGCGGTTTTACAGCAGTATGCAGGTTCGTATTGTCTGTTCCGCCCGACCATGATTTACGGTTCACCCCGTGACAAAAACTTGCACAAACTGATTCGGTTTTGCGATCGCTACGGCAGATTTCCAGTTTTTGGCTCGGGGCAATGTCTGTTGCAGCCCGTCCATGCGGGCGATTTGGCTCAGGCCTTGCTGACAGCTTATTTGAACCCAGAGATCCAAGGCGCGTATGATCTCAGCGGCGGCAGTATTGTGAGTTTTTTGGAGTTATTGGCCCTCGTCGAAAAACTGCTCGGAAAACCGGTTCAACCGCTCAAAATTCCGTACAATCTGGGCGTGTGGTCAGCCACGCTGCTGGAATCGGTCTTGGGTCGGCGATCGCCCGTGCGGCGAGAACAAATTCTGCGATTGCAGGAAGACAAAGCCTATTCCCACGCAGCGGCGACGGCAGCCTTTGGCTATCAGCCGCGATCGCTAGAAGTCGGCCTAGCCCAAGAAGTCGAATTGCTCCGAGCCACGAGACTCATCCAAGCATCAGGGAAAACATGA
- a CDS encoding ABC transporter ATP-binding protein has product MQRQLAFWQGTLDIYQYCGRAIQLVWQTHSRLTIALALCTLVSGLLPGAIAYFGKLIVDGVIQAAESGAIADRNQALRYLAIEAVLVMALAGTRQGLNLCTSLLRALLAQKVNLLILEKAQQLPLSYFEDSEFYDKMNRARREASSRPLSMVNRTFGLMQNALSLLTYSGLLLQFSGWAVVILLGATVPAFVAETRFAGQAFRLFRWRSPETRRQNYLEVLLGREDYAKEVKLFQLGPMLLQRYQAIFDQLYGEDRDLTVRRSGWTYGLGLLSTAAFYGTYCWIVLAAIARRISLGELTMYLTVFRQGQNAFAAILTAIGGMYEDGLYLSNLYEFLEQPIPQTEGTASSGPDPTDGLRFEQVSFTYPGSDKLALSAVSFHLKPRQKLAIVGENGSGKTTLIKLLTRLYVPTQGRILLDGRDLQEWDVAVLRQRIGVIFQDFVRYQFKVGENIGVGDVQRLEQESQWAIAAQKGTAKPFIETLPDGFQTQLGRWFRGGQELSGGQWQKIALSRAFMRTDADLLVLDEPTSAMDAEAETQIFDQFRLATENQMAILISHRFSTVRRADEILVLSAGRVIEYGTHEALLAQNGRYARLFRMQAAGYQ; this is encoded by the coding sequence ATGCAGCGTCAGTTAGCTTTTTGGCAAGGGACGCTCGATATTTATCAATATTGTGGCCGGGCTATTCAGTTAGTGTGGCAAACTCACAGCCGCTTAACGATCGCGCTGGCGTTGTGTACGTTGGTTTCTGGATTGTTGCCAGGGGCGATCGCTTATTTTGGCAAGTTGATTGTGGATGGCGTGATTCAAGCGGCGGAGTCGGGAGCGATCGCGGATCGTAATCAAGCGTTGCGGTATCTCGCCATCGAAGCAGTACTCGTGATGGCGCTTGCCGGGACACGACAGGGGCTAAATCTTTGTACGTCGCTGTTGCGGGCGCTACTAGCCCAAAAGGTCAATTTGCTGATTCTTGAAAAAGCGCAGCAACTGCCGCTGTCCTACTTTGAGGATTCGGAGTTTTACGACAAGATGAATCGAGCCCGTCGGGAGGCGTCGAGTCGGCCATTGAGTATGGTCAACCGCACCTTTGGCCTGATGCAGAATGCTTTGTCGCTGCTGACTTACAGCGGCCTGCTGCTGCAATTTTCGGGATGGGCGGTGGTGATTTTGTTGGGGGCCACGGTGCCCGCGTTTGTGGCGGAGACGCGGTTTGCGGGGCAAGCCTTTCGGCTCTTTCGCTGGCGATCGCCCGAAACCCGCCGCCAAAACTATTTGGAAGTGTTGCTCGGGCGTGAAGACTATGCCAAAGAGGTCAAGCTGTTTCAGCTGGGGCCAATGCTACTGCAACGGTATCAGGCCATTTTTGACCAGCTCTATGGCGAAGATCGGGATCTGACAGTGCGGCGCAGTGGGTGGACTTATGGGCTAGGACTGTTGAGCACTGCGGCTTTTTACGGGACGTATTGCTGGATTGTGTTGGCCGCGATCGCCCGCCGTATTTCCCTAGGTGAGTTGACGATGTACCTCACCGTATTTCGTCAGGGGCAGAATGCGTTTGCCGCCATTTTGACGGCGATCGGCGGCATGTATGAAGACGGGTTGTATCTGTCGAACTTGTATGAATTTTTGGAGCAGCCGATTCCCCAGACGGAGGGCACCGCTAGCTCTGGTCCTGATCCGACGGATGGTTTGCGCTTTGAGCAGGTTTCTTTCACCTATCCCGGGTCAGACAAACTGGCCTTGTCAGCGGTGTCCTTTCATCTAAAGCCGCGCCAAAAGCTAGCGATCGTGGGGGAAAACGGATCGGGCAAAACGACGTTGATCAAGCTGCTGACCCGGTTGTACGTGCCGACCCAGGGCCGGATTTTGCTGGATGGTCGGGATTTACAGGAATGGGACGTGGCGGTGTTGCGCCAGCGCATTGGCGTCATTTTTCAAGACTTTGTGCGCTACCAGTTCAAAGTGGGTGAAAACATTGGTGTGGGCGATGTGCAGCGGCTAGAGCAAGAATCGCAGTGGGCGATCGCGGCGCAAAAAGGCACCGCGAAGCCTTTCATCGAGACCCTGCCCGACGGCTTTCAAACGCAGTTGGGACGCTGGTTTCGGGGGGGACAAGAACTCTCGGGCGGCCAATGGCAAAAAATTGCTCTGTCGCGAGCTTTCATGCGTACCGATGCCGACCTGTTGGTGCTAGATGAGCCCACTTCAGCGATGGATGCGGAGGCAGAAACCCAAATTTTTGATCAGTTTCGGCTTGCAACGGAAAATCAGATGGCGATTTTAATTTCCCACCGCTTTTCGACCGTGCGCCGGGCGGACGAAATCTTAGTGCTATCCGCCGGACGGGTGATTGAGTATGGCACCCATGAAGCGCTGCTAGCCCAAAATGGCCGCTATGCGCGTCTGTTTCGGATGCAGGCGGCGGGTTATCAGTAA
- a CDS encoding MraY family glycosyltransferase — translation MIGVLLSIGFSGVAAWALTGWLRQRFQQTLLDIPNDRSSHTQPTPRGGGLGFFIAFLGSALGAWLGQQFWPTLFAPLFPPVLAVAAVILPLAIVGMLDDRYNLSAKIRYAVQLGAAAIALFSFGLWPQPWLTLTPVTDILLGGVTLFGFTALVNFYNFMDGLDGLVASVTAAQLAFLAVYLQQPLWWLMVAALLGFLGWNWSPAKIFMGDVGSTVLGACVAIALIAPTVDPTRSFGAIAITLPLTADAIYTLSRRLLKGENIFQAHRTHLYQRLQQSGWSHRQVAGAYLGFTAIVAGLIGFGQGIGSLVAVGLSGALIFLGERYLHQRARLSESTSS, via the coding sequence ATGATCGGGGTACTGCTATCTATCGGGTTCAGTGGCGTCGCCGCCTGGGCGTTAACTGGCTGGCTGCGACAACGCTTCCAACAGACCTTGCTAGACATTCCCAACGATCGCAGTTCCCACACTCAGCCCACGCCACGGGGCGGCGGACTCGGCTTTTTCATCGCCTTTTTGGGCAGCGCTCTCGGGGCGTGGCTGGGCCAACAATTTTGGCCCACGTTGTTTGCGCCCCTGTTTCCCCCGGTGCTGGCGGTTGCCGCCGTCATTCTTCCTTTAGCAATCGTGGGAATGCTGGACGATCGCTATAATCTGTCGGCCAAAATCCGCTATGCCGTGCAATTGGGAGCCGCCGCGATCGCCCTCTTCAGTTTTGGCCTCTGGCCCCAGCCCTGGCTCACCCTGACACCAGTCACGGACATCCTGCTCGGGGGTGTCACCCTATTTGGCTTTACGGCCCTGGTCAATTTCTACAATTTTATGGACGGGTTGGATGGCTTGGTCGCAAGCGTCACCGCTGCCCAATTGGCGTTTCTAGCGGTGTATCTACAACAACCACTGTGGTGGCTCATGGTGGCGGCGCTGCTAGGTTTTCTGGGATGGAACTGGTCACCCGCCAAAATTTTCATGGGGGATGTGGGCAGCACGGTATTGGGCGCTTGCGTGGCGATCGCCCTCATTGCACCCACCGTTGACCCGACGCGGAGTTTTGGCGCGATCGCCATTACCCTTCCCCTCACCGCCGACGCGATTTACACCCTGAGCCGCCGTCTGCTCAAAGGCGAAAATATCTTTCAAGCCCACCGCACCCACCTTTACCAACGCTTACAGCAATCGGGGTGGAGCCATCGCCAAGTCGCCGGGGCTTATTTGGGCTTTACTGCGATCGTGGCGGGCTTGATTGGGTTCGGGCAGGGGATCGGCAGCCTCGTGGCGGTGGGCCTGAGCGGGGCCCTGATTTTCCTGGGCGAACGCTATTTGCACCAACGGGCACGGCTCTCCGAATCCACCAGTTCATAA
- a CDS encoding AAA family ATPase — MQHLASGEHVTILAVVNQKGGCAKSTTSVHLAYWLQSQGHTVCVIDADAQRSSSIWLKGLIDVQIPYQVMQSPAALRQQVPTIAQQYDYCIVDGPAGLSDATKAILAGADLAIIPCQPTGVDLRSAADAIRLAWKIRKARQGLPDARVLFSRAVKGTRLKEEAIAILKKAKVPTFATIIHQRQIVADSFGQRATVFDLAGRSAIEASAEFEQLGKEIIRLRSATQHPATTRD; from the coding sequence ATGCAGCATCTAGCGAGTGGTGAGCACGTGACGATTTTGGCCGTAGTCAATCAAAAAGGGGGGTGTGCGAAGAGCACCACTTCCGTGCATTTGGCTTACTGGCTGCAGAGTCAGGGGCATACCGTCTGTGTGATTGATGCCGACGCCCAGCGATCGTCGTCCATCTGGCTTAAGGGACTGATTGATGTGCAGATTCCTTATCAGGTGATGCAATCACCGGCAGCGTTGCGCCAGCAGGTGCCCACCATCGCTCAGCAATATGACTACTGCATTGTCGATGGGCCAGCTGGGTTATCCGATGCGACGAAAGCGATTCTCGCCGGTGCCGATTTGGCGATTATCCCGTGCCAGCCCACCGGCGTCGATCTGCGCAGCGCCGCAGATGCGATTCGCCTGGCGTGGAAAATTCGGAAAGCTCGCCAGGGACTGCCCGATGCCCGAGTGTTGTTCTCACGAGCAGTCAAGGGCACGCGCCTCAAGGAAGAGGCGATCGCCATTCTCAAAAAAGCGAAGGTGCCGACCTTCGCAACCATCATTCACCAGCGCCAAATCGTGGCCGATTCCTTTGGGCAACGGGCTACGGTTTTTGATCTAGCCGGACGCTCCGCGATCGAAGCTTCAGCGGAGTTTGAGCAGTTGGGCAAAGAAATCATCCGTTTGCGATCGGCCACCCAGCACCCGGCAACGACTCGCGACTAA
- a CDS encoding YggT family protein — MNQPPNRPQNPNEREQRYQLQQEREALILKQEKQRLKAANRYRTLAWIRNSIALLVGALEILLAIRFLLRISLANLENMFASFIMNLSAPFMRPFSTLFISPTNADASRIFDLNVLVAMAVYGLLGGLAIALVNYLQGPEPAQK; from the coding sequence ATGAATCAACCTCCCAATCGTCCCCAAAACCCTAACGAACGCGAACAACGGTACCAATTGCAGCAAGAGCGCGAAGCTCTCATCCTCAAGCAAGAAAAGCAGCGCCTGAAAGCCGCCAATCGTTATCGCACCCTCGCTTGGATTCGCAACTCAATTGCTTTACTCGTCGGAGCTCTCGAAATCTTGTTAGCTATTCGCTTTTTGCTGCGAATCTCGTTGGCCAATCTAGAGAATATGTTTGCCAGCTTCATCATGAATCTATCGGCTCCGTTTATGCGGCCGTTTTCTACCTTATTCATTAGCCCCACGAATGCCGATGCCTCACGTATTTTCGATTTAAACGTGCTGGTTGCCATGGCTGTTTATGGGCTGCTGGGTGGGTTGGCGATCGCCCTCGTCAACTATTTACAAGGACCTGAACCGGCCCAAAAGTGA
- the rpiA gene encoding ribose-5-phosphate isomerase RpiA has protein sequence MAEMDPVKLMKQEVGRAAAAKVQSDTVVGLGTGSTTAFAIQFLGDRLASGELKNIKGVPTSFQASVLAKKYGIPLTTLDEVDKIDIAIDGADEVDPQFNLIKGGGAAHTREKIVDGLAEQFIVVVDSSKLVEKLGSTFALPVEVLPMAVAPVTRALTALGATVDLRMGVNKDGPVITDQGNMVLDAKFEAIANPAEMEAHINNIPGVLENGLFVGVATEVLVGEVKDGQASVRSL, from the coding sequence ATGGCAGAGATGGATCCGGTTAAGTTGATGAAGCAAGAGGTGGGCCGAGCCGCCGCCGCCAAAGTGCAGTCCGATACGGTGGTGGGCTTGGGCACAGGTTCTACGACGGCTTTTGCCATTCAGTTTTTGGGCGATCGCCTCGCGTCTGGCGAACTCAAGAACATCAAAGGCGTACCGACTTCATTTCAGGCATCGGTGCTAGCGAAAAAGTACGGCATTCCGCTCACCACCTTGGATGAAGTGGACAAAATCGATATCGCGATCGATGGGGCGGACGAAGTCGATCCCCAGTTCAACTTGATCAAAGGCGGCGGGGCAGCTCACACCCGCGAAAAAATTGTGGATGGCTTGGCGGAACAATTCATCGTCGTGGTCGATAGCTCCAAATTGGTAGAGAAGTTAGGTTCGACCTTTGCCTTACCCGTGGAAGTATTGCCAATGGCGGTGGCTCCCGTCACGCGGGCATTGACCGCGTTGGGCGCAACGGTCGATCTGCGCATGGGCGTTAACAAGGACGGCCCGGTCATTACCGACCAGGGCAACATGGTGCTCGATGCCAAATTTGAGGCGATCGCCAACCCGGCGGAAATGGAAGCGCACATCAACAACATTCCCGGCGTGTTGGAGAACGGGCTGTTTGTCGGCGTCGCTACCGAAGTGCTGGTGGGCGAAGTCAAAGACGGCCAAGCTTCAGTGCGCAGTCTGTAG
- a CDS encoding HesB/IscA family protein, which produces MIHLSQSAIRELKRLEARDPYGSGVVRLAVLPGGCAGLVYDLQFRQATKATDEVLKIDQLKFVIAAEHLASCDGLAIDYSEDLMGGNFRFTNPLAQQTCGCGVSFSLEATPHAPIPDCSETEASPFPTSPA; this is translated from the coding sequence ATGATTCACCTGAGTCAAAGTGCCATTCGTGAACTCAAACGTCTGGAAGCCAGAGATCCCTACGGCAGTGGTGTCGTGCGCTTAGCCGTATTGCCAGGGGGCTGTGCGGGCCTGGTCTATGATTTGCAGTTTCGTCAGGCGACAAAGGCGACGGATGAAGTCTTGAAAATTGATCAGCTTAAATTTGTGATCGCGGCGGAGCACCTGGCCAGTTGCGACGGGCTCGCGATCGACTACTCCGAAGACTTGATGGGGGGCAACTTCCGCTTTACCAATCCCCTCGCGCAACAAACCTGTGGCTGCGGCGTGTCCTTTAGCTTGGAGGCCACCCCCCATGCCCCCATCCCCGACTGCAGCGAAACCGAAGCGTCCCCCTTTCCGACTAGCCCTGCGTAG
- a CDS encoding nuclease A inhibitor family protein — protein sequence MTDTALIAQLKQSIDGLWLPSETEAPWTVPTWELTTGETDELLRVLRRAADTPITEISLPALMAQIERRCRGYGEEGKAIAERHHALFDWLESVGDRWRVFRVGEVTVDVVVVGETAAGYVALQTQSVET from the coding sequence ATGACGGATACCGCACTTATTGCTCAACTCAAACAGTCGATTGACGGGCTGTGGCTCCCGAGCGAAACCGAAGCCCCGTGGACAGTCCCGACTTGGGAGCTGACCACCGGCGAGACCGACGAACTGTTGCGGGTTTTACGACGCGCTGCCGACACTCCTATCACTGAAATCTCTTTGCCAGCTTTGATGGCGCAGATCGAGCGACGCTGTCGAGGCTATGGCGAGGAGGGTAAGGCGATCGCTGAACGCCATCACGCCTTATTTGATTGGTTGGAGTCGGTGGGCGATCGCTGGCGCGTATTCCGCGTGGGTGAGGTGACGGTGGATGTTGTGGTCGTCGGGGAAACGGCAGCGGGCTATGTGGCCTTGCAGACCCAGAGTGTGGAGACGTGA
- the hpsE gene encoding hormogonium polysaccharide biosynthesis glycosyltransferase HpsE, whose product MTKITVSVCTYNGESRLPKVFEHLAKQVDVTPEQWEILVVDNASKDNTFQVVQAYQSAFKEICKVRYVVELKQGLAFARTRALKEANSDLVAFVDDDNLLFPNWVNRAIAFAEVHPEIGAFGGQIHGKFGTSPPPYLNKIKYFLAVVEKGQHSFEYLPEKRMLPPGAGLVVKREAWLKHVPDSLSLAGRVGGSMVGGEDLEALVHIQKAGWEIWYNPEMEMDHDIPNARLEEEYLLKIAWGTGLCRHQIRVARYTLWQNIFLTPLHIFHDSYKLVSYVLPFQKKKNEETILRKIELAYRLGTFVSPFSMLKSRWTQKRVGEVD is encoded by the coding sequence ATGACTAAAATTACAGTCTCTGTATGCACATATAATGGCGAGTCACGTCTACCTAAGGTGTTTGAGCATTTAGCGAAGCAAGTCGATGTGACACCAGAACAGTGGGAAATCTTAGTAGTTGATAATGCTAGCAAAGACAACACATTCCAAGTAGTGCAAGCATATCAGTCTGCCTTCAAGGAGATTTGCAAGGTTCGATATGTCGTCGAACTAAAGCAAGGATTAGCTTTTGCGCGGACAAGAGCTCTGAAAGAAGCAAATTCTGATTTAGTGGCTTTTGTCGATGACGATAACTTGTTGTTCCCAAACTGGGTGAATAGAGCAATTGCGTTTGCTGAGGTGCATCCTGAGATAGGTGCATTTGGGGGGCAAATTCACGGAAAATTTGGCACATCGCCGCCGCCCTATCTGAATAAAATTAAATACTTTTTAGCGGTTGTCGAAAAAGGGCAGCATTCGTTTGAATATCTGCCTGAAAAACGTATGCTGCCACCAGGAGCAGGTTTAGTGGTGAAAAGAGAGGCCTGGCTCAAGCATGTGCCCGATTCTTTATCTTTGGCTGGTAGGGTAGGAGGTTCAATGGTGGGAGGAGAAGACCTTGAGGCCCTCGTTCATATTCAAAAAGCCGGTTGGGAAATCTGGTACAACCCTGAAATGGAAATGGATCACGATATCCCTAATGCAAGGCTTGAAGAAGAATACTTATTGAAAATTGCCTGGGGCACCGGACTTTGTCGACACCAAATTCGAGTAGCTCGCTACACACTATGGCAAAACATTTTCCTGACGCCTCTTCATATTTTTCATGATTCTTACAAGTTGGTTAGCTATGTACTACCTTTTCAAAAGAAGAAAAATGAGGAAACTATTCTCAGAAAAATAGAATTGGCTTACAGGCTAGGAACATTTGTGAGTCCTTTTAGTATGTTGAAATCACGTTGGACACAAAAGCGGGTTGGAGAGGTTGATTAA
- a CDS encoding glycosyltransferase family 4 protein, with protein sequence MLHMYCIMAGDRNIGAINDTAGWSTVGEIRNFAEPGAGLRWMTLPQVTQPEDYRDRCPLVPAAPLLSRLVLERAEPIVRILFVITRADTVGGAQVHVRDLAQALIGDRHEVLVVTGQAGAYTQALIERGIPQIAIAHFGRAISPLPDVKTLLTLRQIIHSFQPDLISTHSSKAGLLGRLAGRLSQVPCLFTAHGWAFTPGVPPRRRQVYQAIEKLAAPWAAKIICVSDYDRQLGLQCGMRADRLITIHNGMPQVAAQHQAKPSGNNPVVMTMVARFDQQKDHATLIRAIAGIPNLQLQLIGDGPTLPTVQGLVAALGLTSQVKFLGFRSDIADCLAQSQIFALISHWEGFPRTILEAMRAGLPVVATQVGGVAEAVLDGVTGFCIPPEDEATLRQRLQQLVQDAPLRQRLGAAGRQRYEAQFTFERMYTQTCQVYESVLSASEANP encoded by the coding sequence ATGCTGCATATGTACTGCATTATGGCGGGCGATCGCAACATCGGAGCCATCAACGACACAGCCGGATGGTCAACGGTGGGCGAGATCCGGAATTTCGCAGAGCCGGGCGCTGGCCTCAGATGGATGACACTGCCCCAGGTCACCCAGCCTGAAGATTACCGCGATCGCTGTCCGCTCGTTCCCGCCGCCCCATTACTATCAAGATTAGTTTTGGAACGTGCTGAACCCATTGTGAGAATTTTGTTTGTGATTACCCGCGCCGATACGGTGGGCGGGGCCCAGGTGCATGTGCGGGATCTGGCGCAAGCCTTGATAGGCGATCGCCACGAGGTTTTAGTGGTGACGGGACAGGCGGGGGCCTACACCCAAGCGTTGATCGAGCGGGGCATTCCCCAAATTGCCATTGCCCATTTTGGTCGCGCCATTAGTCCGCTGCCGGATGTCAAAACTCTGCTGACACTGCGACAAATCATTCACTCTTTCCAGCCGGATCTGATCAGTACTCACTCCAGCAAAGCCGGGTTGCTAGGCCGCCTCGCAGGTCGTTTGTCCCAAGTTCCCTGTTTGTTTACGGCCCATGGCTGGGCGTTTACGCCCGGTGTCCCCCCTCGACGTCGACAGGTCTATCAAGCAATTGAAAAACTGGCAGCCCCCTGGGCCGCCAAAATCATTTGCGTGTCGGACTACGATCGCCAACTGGGCCTCCAATGCGGCATGAGGGCAGATCGCCTGATCACCATTCATAACGGCATGCCCCAAGTCGCGGCGCAGCACCAGGCGAAGCCAAGTGGCAACAATCCCGTCGTGATGACCATGGTGGCTCGGTTTGATCAGCAAAAAGACCATGCCACCTTGATTCGAGCGATCGCGGGAATCCCCAATCTTCAGCTCCAGTTAATTGGCGACGGCCCCACGCTGCCAACCGTACAAGGCCTCGTTGCAGCATTAGGGCTCACGTCGCAGGTGAAATTTCTCGGCTTCCGCTCCGATATTGCCGACTGTCTCGCCCAATCGCAGATTTTTGCCCTCATTTCCCATTGGGAAGGCTTTCCCCGCACCATCTTGGAAGCGATGCGGGCAGGGTTGCCAGTGGTGGCTACGCAAGTGGGGGGCGTCGCGGAAGCCGTGTTGGATGGCGTTACCGGATTTTGCATTCCGCCCGAGGATGAGGCGACACTACGGCAGCGATTACAGCAGCTTGTGCAAGATGCGCCGCTACGGCAACGGTTGGGCGCAGCGGGTCGCCAGCGGTACGAGGCACAGTTTACGTTTGAGCGCATGTATACTCAAACCTGCCAAGTGTATGAGTCTGTGTTGTCAGCTAGCGAGGCCAACCCATGA
- a CDS encoding inositol monophosphatase family protein, protein MSSPPTPRQILETLLPPLRLAAGYARHIQDNIVAQPAKAGPNPFSTALTDADLSVQTFVEVALLGSFPNLRFYGEEFEQSYNTKYFRAIDLGPAGDYLVTLDPIDGTRFYMDGFPNYQIILTVLNAAGFEAVLAVSPAEDQYFYALRGQGTRVGQLAQALDDCEPLQRSPNQAVLLGTRMAPLKDKLSDRYTVISVSEDYSTDQPIPNVNGILKGHLGGVILAAGKFIDGAALAFLAQEAGCIVTDHQGQPLPRLDECIDYAWPGLAIAASPDIHRDLLTALEGFQIPSV, encoded by the coding sequence ATGTCCTCCCCCCCCACGCCCCGTCAAATTTTGGAAACGCTGTTGCCGCCCTTGCGATTGGCAGCGGGCTATGCGCGGCACATTCAAGACAACATCGTTGCCCAACCCGCCAAAGCTGGCCCTAACCCATTTTCAACGGCCCTCACCGATGCCGACCTATCCGTGCAAACGTTTGTCGAAGTGGCGCTGCTCGGCAGTTTTCCCAACCTCCGGTTTTATGGCGAGGAGTTTGAGCAGTCTTACAACACCAAGTATTTTCGCGCGATCGACTTGGGGCCAGCGGGCGATTATCTGGTGACCCTCGATCCCATCGACGGCACGCGCTTTTATATGGATGGCTTTCCCAACTATCAGATTATTTTGACGGTGCTCAATGCCGCTGGCTTTGAGGCGGTGCTGGCGGTGAGTCCGGCGGAAGATCAATATTTTTACGCGCTGCGCGGGCAGGGCACCCGTGTGGGTCAACTGGCCCAAGCCTTAGATGACTGTGAACCGCTCCAGCGCTCACCGAATCAGGCGGTGCTTTTAGGAACGCGCATGGCCCCGCTGAAGGACAAGTTGAGCGATCGCTACACCGTCATCAGCGTGTCAGAAGACTATTCCACTGATCAGCCGATCCCTAATGTGAATGGCATTCTCAAGGGACATCTTGGGGGCGTCATTCTCGCAGCGGGCAAATTTATTGACGGCGCAGCGCTGGCGTTTTTGGCGCAAGAGGCAGGCTGCATAGTCACCGATCATCAGGGCCAGCCTTTGCCCCGGCTGGATGAATGTATCGACTATGCTTGGCCGGGGCTCGCGATCGCCGCCTCCCCCGATATCCACCGCGATTTGCTCACCGCCCTCGAAGGATTTCAGATTCCCTCGGTTTAG